A genomic region of Arvicola amphibius chromosome X, mArvAmp1.2, whole genome shotgun sequence contains the following coding sequences:
- the LOC119805443 gene encoding H/ACA ribonucleoprotein complex subunit 3, producing the protein MFLQYYLNEQGDRVYTLKKFDPMGQQTCSAHPARFSPDDKYSRHRITIKKRFKVLMTQQPRPVL; encoded by the coding sequence ATGTTTCTCCAGTATTACCTCAACGAACAGGGAGATCGCGTCTACACGTTAAAGAAATTTGACCCGATGGGACAACAGACTTGCTCTGCCCATCCTGCTCGCTTTTCCCCTGACGACAAATACTCAAGACACCGAATCACCATCAAGAAACGCTTCAAGGTGCTCATGACCCAGCAACCGCGTCCTGTTCTCTAA